AATCTGCTCAGTTATGGCTTCCGCTTCTATGACACCAAACAAGTGGCAAAACAGGGCGAGGTCCAGGCGAGTGCAAAGGTGTGGAAAGGTGACGTCAGTGAGATTGATTTGGGCTTCGCTCAAGATGCGTACCTGACGCTGCCTCGCTCTCTAACCGCCGGTTTAGACAAGAGCGTGGTAGTGAATGAGCCGTTGATTGCTCCCATCGCGAAAGGGGATGTGGTTGGCAAAGTGGTGTGGAAGAGTGACGATAAAGCTGTGGCCAGCTATCCGTTGGTAAGTAACCAAGTAGTGGAAGAGGGCTCGTGGATTGGTAAGCTATGGGACAGTTTGGTGCTGTGGGTGAAGTCGCTGTTTCGCTAGCTCGATACTGCGTTCTAGTGGGGTAGATTCTAGCACTTTGTCGTATCATGTTAGACAAGATGCGTTTTCTACCTATTTGTCTATCCATCCATGCCAGTTAACGATAAGTCGTAATATGTCAGTGAAAGGGAGGGGGCAAATCCATCTGCCAAAGGTTAGCGGTTCTGATTTGTTAGGGGTTAGAAATCGTAGGACAAACCGATGGTCCAAATACTGTCGTTTTCGACGATGTTACTCATGGAGCTTGACGTCGATAGCTCGCCCTCATTGGTATTGAAATAGGTATATTTCAAGTAAGGTGTCCAGTCATCGATTTTTGTCGACAGCACGAGTTCGTGCTCATTGGTGCGGTAGGCATCTTGGCTGAAGTAAAAATCACCACCAACATGCGTAAATCCTCCGTTAGAACCATCACGATTTTCATGTGTGTACTGATAATCAAGTGCCCAGTTACCCATGGTTAGCCCTGTACCAAGGATAAGTTGATTGCTATTAATGGAGGTATCACTGAGTTGCTCTAGCGTTTGACTTGAGCGGTTGTATCCATAGCCAGCAAAGAGATTGAAATTGTCGGTTACTTGATAATCGATGGTTGCTTCTAGCAACATTTCTTCGCCCGTTTCCCACTTTCCGAGTTCACCGTATAAATTAAGCGTGAGTGATTCGCTGAGGGAGAAGTCATGCCCATAACCCGCAGCGAGCCATCCTTGGTCATCAAACCCAATGTACACTTGACCATTTTCGGAAGTGTTTATCGTAGCCCCGGCCTCGGTCGTATAAGTGCCTTGTTCGGCTGCGTTAGAAGCGATGTTTTGCTCGACATAGACCTGTGTCTTGTTGGCGAAAACAGAGGTGCTCACGCACGCTAATGTAAGGGGTAACATACGAAAATTTTTCATGGATATCTCCAGTTCATTGATATGAAAAACAAGTGCTGGAGATTATTTCTGAAACGGCTTTGCTGAAAAATAAAGCGAACTTAGGTTAAGGAATAAATTTGGTTAATTAGTCGTGCTGTGGGATAGCGCGCTTGATGGCCTCACGTACATGGATGTGTTGCTCATCATCTCTGTAGCGACGGTGGTAAAGCATACGAAAGCGGATAGGACGCAATTCAAGAGGAATAGGGTGAATATTCAACCCGAGCTTAGGGGCTAGTTTTTCGGCCAATGACTTGGTTGATGAAGCGATGTAATCGGTTGTACTTACAAGCATCAACATGCTGGATATTGAACTGGTCTCGATAACGACATTGCGTGGCTCAATAGGTTTATAGGAGAGAAAATCAATCGTGTTCATTTGTGAGCGTCTGACTTTCAAAGCGATGTGTGCTTCTGCAAAGTATTGGTCGTAGTGTAAGGACTCGTGGATTCTCGGATGCCCTTGTCTCGTTAAGCAAACTGCTTCGTCTTCAAACAGGATCTCTTCAATCAATGAGTGACGTTTGTTGGATATCACATCAATGACCAGGTCGACTTTCTGTGTGGTAAGAGCATCAAAAAGCTGCTCTTCGTCTAGTGGCGCCTCAATAAAGCGTACGTTAGGTATCTCAGCCATGAATTGTATTAAGCTCTCTGTGCAATATACATTGAGCGTTTGTTTGTTCTGCTCGATACCACTTAACACGGTAAGCGGATCTTCGATTTTATGTGCCAGTGATACAGCGGCCCCTGTTGGCGCAATTCCCCGGCCCTCACGTACAAACAAAGTCTTTCCAATAACGGCTTCTAGCCTTTTAATTGCAGAGCTCACCGCCGGCTGGGTTAGGTCGAGCTCCTCAGAAGCAACGGTAATCGAACGATGGTTATAGACCGCCAAGAATGTCGTTAGTAGATTCAAGTCCATGTGTTTTCCTACCCTGAAATCACCGTAGTGCGAGATCATGTTCGCCTAGTTTATTTTAATGTACCCGAATAATGGCAATGGGTTATTGGATGATACAGGCTTTGGGAATACGGTCACAATCGTGAGCTTAGATGTTGATGGTTGTCTGTACTTGAACGCCTATTTTCAAATTTATTTTGAAGATGTTTTTAGCTTAGGGTGATTTTTCTCTGTTCGTTGAGCGTTTAAATTGTTGGGATACAACAGTATTCACAGAGGTTTAGAGATGATCCACTTAGTTGCAGAAATTAAAGCGTACCCAGATAGTATCGACAACGTAACCAACTTACTTTCTGGTCTACTAGAACCTTCTCGTGAAGAAGAGGGTTGTTGCCAATACGAACTGTATTTGGATCAAAAGATCGAAGGCTTGTTTATGTTCCAAGAAATTTGGGCATCGCAAGAAGCGTTAGATAAGCACCTACAAAGCCCACATATCGCACAGTTTATCTCGACGCTAGAAGATAACGACTGGGTTGAATATTCTCAGATTCGCCCAATGACGTTTGTCGGTTAAGCTTCCGAGCGGAATGTTGCCAGTACTTTTTTACGTTGCTGGCAGCATTTTTCGTGAATGAATTCGCGGAAGGTGCGAATGGTCGGTGTCAATAAACGGCGGTCAGCACATACCATGTAAAGTGGTACAGGGCCGCAATCCCACTCGGGTAACACTCGTACCAATCTTCCCTCAATTAAATCTTGGCTGATGTCCATCAGTGACTTGTTGGCGATGCCTTTGCCTTTAATCGCTAATCGATGCGATAAGTCACTGTCGTTGCTTAATAGCTTGCCACTCACGACTACTTGTTCGGTGTCGCCCTCACGAGTCAGCGTCCATTTGTTGTACACCGAATCGGCGACCATATAACACAAGCAGTTGTGTTGGTTAAGATCTTCCGGTTTGTTCAGCACTGGATTATTCACGACGTATTCTGGAGAGGCACACAGAATGCGTTCATTTGCACCACACAATGCCAACACAACAAGGTTGGAGTCCGCTGGTTCACCGTAACGAATCGCAATGTCTACTGGTTGGGTGTACATGTCGGTGAGGCTGTCAGAAAGCTCAAGTTTGATAGTCACATTAGGGTAAATATCGATGAATTCATCCACCCAATCTAGGAGCATGTTACGCCCAAAATCGGATGGCGCAGTGATGTGCAGTTGACCTGATAGCTCGCCACGTGCGCTAGAAATTTGGTCCAAGCCTTCTTGCAGTGTCGCTAATGCCTGGGTGGTTTTATCCAAAAACAGTTCGCCTTCCGAGGTTAAACGTAAGCTGCGCGTTGAGCGAACGAAAAGCGGAAACCCAATTTGTCCTTCAAGACGTTTGATCGATGCGCTGATGGCAGCAGGTGTCATGTCCATGCTGTTAGCGGCTTTTGAAAAACTGCCTTGGCGTGCAGTTTCGACAAAGATATTGAGATCGTTGAGGGCTTTCATAGTGAAAAGGGCTTTTTTGAAGTTTGAGCTACTATAGGGGAGATGCGCAGAGTAATTCAATGCCAAACCGTAATAACATTAGGTTACGTGCTGGGTTTGAGTTAGATTAGCCCGCAATGCATTAGAGAAATCAATACTGGATCAAAACCATGAGCAATCAACAACCGAATAACCCATTGCACGGGTTGAGTTTAGAGAAAATCCTTACCCGCTTAGTGGAACATTTTGGATGGAAAGGAATGCATGAACGTGTTCGTGTTAATTGTTTTCAGAAAGATCCGTCGATCAAATCGTCTTTGAAGTTCCTACGTAAAACGCAATGGGCACGAGACAAAGTGGAAGCGTTGTATATTGAGACGTTCTGTTAATTGGATTTGGTGAATGTCTAAAAGAGAGATTCCGGATGGCTCGCTTAGGCTCGTCCGGAATGACGCCTGAGATGGTATTGTAGAGCTAGTACCAAACGAGAATCTACTCTCAGATTATATTGAGTTTATTCATCGCTCTATGGTCTGCAGCAAGCTGTAAGTAGATTCTTAGTCTCGCCTTGTCTCGCTAGAATGAAGCAGGTTTTCTTATCGCGTGGGCTGGAAGAGTACCTCTGCGTAATTCCCGATAGCGACGAAGGAGCGTAGTCGGGAATCTCGACTCTAATCCCTCGCTTCTCGCCTATTTGCTATTCCAAATTATGCGTACTGCCCACCGTTCCTTCTAACTCTAAAATCGATTGGCGCACGTGGTCGGGAATCGCGGCTTTCACGTTGTTCTTAAAATCAAACATCACACCGGTTGCT
This portion of the Vibrio hyugaensis genome encodes:
- a CDS encoding LysR family transcriptional regulator, producing MDLNLLTTFLAVYNHRSITVASEELDLTQPAVSSAIKRLEAVIGKTLFVREGRGIAPTGAAVSLAHKIEDPLTVLSGIEQNKQTLNVYCTESLIQFMAEIPNVRFIEAPLDEEQLFDALTTQKVDLVIDVISNKRHSLIEEILFEDEAVCLTRQGHPRIHESLHYDQYFAEAHIALKVRRSQMNTIDFLSYKPIEPRNVVIETSSISSMLMLVSTTDYIASSTKSLAEKLAPKLGLNIHPIPLELRPIRFRMLYHRRYRDDEQHIHVREAIKRAIPQHD
- a CDS encoding putative quinol monooxygenase, producing the protein MIHLVAEIKAYPDSIDNVTNLLSGLLEPSREEEGCCQYELYLDQKIEGLFMFQEIWASQEALDKHLQSPHIAQFISTLEDNDWVEYSQIRPMTFVG
- a CDS encoding LysR family transcriptional regulator, with translation MKALNDLNIFVETARQGSFSKAANSMDMTPAAISASIKRLEGQIGFPLFVRSTRSLRLTSEGELFLDKTTQALATLQEGLDQISSARGELSGQLHITAPSDFGRNMLLDWVDEFIDIYPNVTIKLELSDSLTDMYTQPVDIAIRYGEPADSNLVVLALCGANERILCASPEYVVNNPVLNKPEDLNQHNCLCYMVADSVYNKWTLTREGDTEQVVVSGKLLSNDSDLSHRLAIKGKGIANKSLMDISQDLIEGRLVRVLPEWDCGPVPLYMVCADRRLLTPTIRTFREFIHEKCCQQRKKVLATFRSEA
- a CDS encoding VF530 family DNA-binding protein codes for the protein MSNQQPNNPLHGLSLEKILTRLVEHFGWKGMHERVRVNCFQKDPSIKSSLKFLRKTQWARDKVEALYIETFC